The Streptococcus marmotae genome contains the following window.
TGTTTCAGTTAATGTACCGATTTGGTTTACTTTGATAAGGATTGAGTTAGCAGCACCTTCTTTGATACCACGTGCTAGGTAGTCAGTGTTTGTAACGAAGAAGTCGTCACCAACCAATTGTACACGTTTACCAAGACGTTCAGTAAGAGCTTTCCAACCGTCCCAGTCGTTTTCATCCATACCATCTTCAATTGTGATGATTGGATATTTGTTTACCAATTCTTCAAGGTAATCGATTTGCTCTGCAGAAGTACGTACAGCAGCTCCTTCACCTTCAAATTTAGTGTAGTCGTATACTTTACGCTCTTTGTCGTAGAATTCAGATGATGCACAGTCAAAACCAATCATGATTCCATTTTCACCAGCTTCGTAACCAGCTGCTTCGATTGCTTCGATGATTGTTTCAACACCGTCTTCAGTTCCTTCGAATTTAGGAGCGAATCCACCTTCGTCACCAACAGCTGTTACCAAACCACGAGCTTTCAAGATTTTCTTCAAAGCGTGGAATACTTCAGCACCCCAACGAAGACCTTCTTTGAAAGTTGGCGCACCAACTGGCAAGATCATGAATTCTTGGAAAGCAATTGGAGCATCTGAGTGAGAACCACCGTTAACGATGTTCATCATTGGTGTTGGAAGAACTTTTGTATTGAATCCACCAAGGTAGCTGTAAAGTGGGATTTCAAGGTAGTCAGCAGCAGCACGTGCTACAGCGATAGACACGCCAAGGATTGCGTTTGCACCCAATTTACCTTTGTTTGGAGTACCGTCAAGAGCAATCATTGCACGGTCGATTGCTTGTTGGTCACGAACGTCGTAACCGATGATAGCGTCTGCGATAACGTTGTTTACGTTATCAACAGCTTTTTGTGTACCAAGACCAAGGTAACGAGATTTATCTCCATCACGAAGCTCAACTGCTTCATGCTCACCAGTAGAAGCTCCTGAAGGAACCATACCACGACCGAATGCGCCTGATTCAGTGTAAACTTCTACTTCCAGTGTTGGGTTACCGCGTGAGTCTAGGACTTCGCGAGCGTAAACATCAGTAATAATTGACATTTTTTACTCTCCTTTGAGTTAATTTTATTTACTAAACCATGTTACCTTAAAAATGCGTTTTTTTCAAGGAAAAACTTATTTTTTTCGCACTTCTAGCAATGATAACGCTTCCTTGTTTCTACTCCTATCCAATTCTAAGCAGAAAAATCAGTAGTAAGGCTAGACTGACTTGAAAGACACCTATCAAGCCCATGTAAATCAGAAATTTAGGGCCTTCTTGGAGAAACTTCTTAAAGTCTAGGCGTAGCCCAATCGCTGCAAGGGCTGT
Protein-coding sequences here:
- the eno gene encoding surface-displayed alpha-enolase, with amino-acid sequence MSIITDVYAREVLDSRGNPTLEVEVYTESGAFGRGMVPSGASTGEHEAVELRDGDKSRYLGLGTQKAVDNVNNVIADAIIGYDVRDQQAIDRAMIALDGTPNKGKLGANAILGVSIAVARAAADYLEIPLYSYLGGFNTKVLPTPMMNIVNGGSHSDAPIAFQEFMILPVGAPTFKEGLRWGAEVFHALKKILKARGLVTAVGDEGGFAPKFEGTEDGVETIIEAIEAAGYEAGENGIMIGFDCASSEFYDKERKVYDYTKFEGEGAAVRTSAEQIDYLEELVNKYPIITIEDGMDENDWDGWKALTERLGKRVQLVGDDFFVTNTDYLARGIKEGAANSILIKVNQIGTLTETFEAIEMAKEAGYTAVVSHRSGETEDSTIADIAVATNAGQIKTGSLSRTDRIAKYNQLLRIEDQLGEVAVYKGLNSFYNLKK